One part of the Brevundimonas sp. NIBR11 genome encodes these proteins:
- the prfA gene encoding peptide chain release factor 1 — protein sequence MHLPQIKLDQVLDRFHQVEARMGAATDGQEIVRLSKEHAEMKPVADAVLALGKARAEIEDLKAMAEDPEMAAMAADELETLSARLPEMERDVALLLAPRDADENASAVLEVRAGTGGDEAAIFAGDLFRMYSRYASSRGWRVELDSATEGDAGGYKEIIATVTGDGVFGRLKFESGVHRVQRVPATETQGRIHTSAATVAVLPEVEDVEIDIQDKDIRIDTFRASGSGGQHVNKTDSAVRITHFPTGIVVTSSEKSQHVNRDKAMRNLRVRLYDLQRQQKDQARSDARKSQVGSGDRSERIRTYNYPQGRVSDHRINLTLHSLPQIMEGDLDPLLNALIAEDQAARLADLEAEFA from the coding sequence TTGCACCTGCCCCAGATCAAGCTCGACCAGGTCCTGGACCGCTTCCATCAAGTGGAGGCCCGCATGGGGGCGGCCACCGACGGTCAGGAGATCGTGCGCCTGTCTAAGGAGCACGCCGAGATGAAGCCGGTCGCCGACGCCGTCCTGGCGCTCGGCAAGGCCCGGGCGGAGATCGAAGACCTGAAGGCCATGGCCGAGGACCCCGAGATGGCCGCCATGGCCGCCGACGAACTGGAGACACTCTCAGCACGCCTGCCCGAGATGGAGCGGGACGTCGCTCTGTTGCTGGCCCCGCGTGACGCCGACGAAAACGCCTCGGCCGTACTGGAAGTCCGCGCCGGCACGGGCGGGGACGAGGCCGCCATCTTCGCCGGCGACCTGTTCCGCATGTATTCCCGCTACGCCTCCTCGCGCGGCTGGCGGGTCGAGCTGGACAGCGCCACGGAGGGCGACGCCGGCGGCTACAAGGAGATCATCGCCACCGTCACCGGCGACGGCGTCTTCGGCCGGCTGAAGTTCGAAAGCGGCGTCCACCGCGTCCAGCGCGTTCCGGCCACGGAGACCCAGGGGCGCATCCACACGTCGGCCGCCACCGTCGCCGTCCTGCCCGAGGTCGAGGACGTCGAGATCGACATCCAGGACAAGGACATCCGCATCGACACCTTCCGCGCCTCCGGCTCGGGCGGCCAACACGTCAACAAGACCGACTCGGCCGTGCGCATCACCCACTTCCCGACCGGGATCGTGGTGACGTCGTCGGAGAAGTCCCAGCACGTCAACCGCGACAAGGCGATGCGGAACCTGCGCGTGCGTCTATATGACCTGCAACGCCAGCAGAAGGACCAGGCGCGGTCGGATGCCCGGAAGTCCCAGGTCGGCTCGGGCGACCGCTCCGAACGCATCCGCACCTACAACTACCCCCAGGGACGGGTCAGCGATCATCGCATCAACCTGACCCTGCACAGCCTGCCCCAGATCATGGAAGGCGACCTGGACCCCTTGCTGAACGCCCTGATCGCCGAGGATCAGGCGGCGAGGCTGGCCGATCTGGAGGCGGAGTTCGCCTAG
- the ligD gene encoding DNA ligase D → MAAKGELKTYQAKRRFDETPEPKGKKGAANSKARRYLIQRHAATRLHYDFRIEIDGVLKSWAVTKAPSRDVSVKRLAVEVEDHPLDYGGFEGTIPAGNYGAGTVQMWDEGTWEPQEPDLDEAFRKGQIKMVLHGERLTGKWALIRLRTDRGKPSKRNNWLLIKEKDEFAVAGEGDALMEIDASITTGRSLAEIADGKTQWTSSKKTSQKAPPKPKASKALASPSKRPPAFAPIQLCKVVDHPPSGAGWAHEIKFDGYRMQVGIGGGKALWRTRSGLDWTKKFSEHAAEAAQWPDAVLDGELCALAEDHMPDFSALQAAISDGATGELIYFAFDLLFEGAEDLRTLPLSHRKARLKAYLDRIPKAARSRVRFVEHFASTGQAVLESACRMDLEGVISKKLDAPYSAGRSTTWVKSKCRGRDEVVIGGWTSEGPRFRSLIVGVQDGNNGLRHLGRVGTGYAQPLIKTLLPALKEAAAEKNPFVGKGAPRGGPGVHWVKPVLVAEIEHGGYTDSGSLRQAAFKGLREDKAAAEVDTAPQEAAKPAKGKAAAPPQLNIGLTGKAKAVVAGLTISSPDKVLWPAADGHPAITKLELVQFYEAAAERILPHVADRPVSIIRAPEGIGGEIFFQRHAMPGSNPRLKLIDVKERKPYVGVVDVGGLVAIGQSGGLELHPWGCAPGDPETPDQITFDLDPDEGLDFADVIAAAKAMKARLEKMGLHPFCKTTGGKGLHVVVPIKADARSRIEWDQCKAFAKAVSEQVRLEAPDRFTTTLAKKARGGKIFLDYLRNGRMATAVAPWSPRARPGAGIANPLSWGQVKSGLDPKAFNLTTYPALLKKPDPWAEFRAGAVSLRPLLKKVGVA, encoded by the coding sequence ATGGCGGCCAAGGGCGAGCTTAAGACCTATCAGGCCAAGCGTCGGTTCGACGAGACGCCCGAGCCGAAAGGCAAGAAGGGTGCGGCCAATTCCAAGGCGCGCCGGTACCTTATCCAGCGCCATGCGGCGACGCGGCTACACTATGATTTCCGCATAGAGATCGACGGCGTCCTGAAATCCTGGGCGGTGACCAAGGCGCCGTCGCGCGATGTCTCGGTCAAGCGTCTGGCGGTCGAGGTCGAGGACCATCCGCTGGACTACGGCGGCTTCGAAGGGACGATCCCGGCCGGCAACTACGGCGCCGGCACGGTGCAGATGTGGGACGAGGGGACCTGGGAGCCGCAGGAGCCGGACCTCGACGAGGCGTTCCGCAAGGGCCAGATCAAGATGGTCCTGCACGGCGAGCGGCTGACCGGGAAATGGGCGCTGATCCGGCTGAGGACCGATCGGGGCAAGCCGTCGAAACGGAACAACTGGCTGCTCATCAAGGAGAAGGACGAGTTCGCCGTGGCCGGCGAGGGCGACGCCCTGATGGAAATCGACGCCTCGATCACTACTGGCCGGTCGTTGGCGGAGATCGCGGACGGCAAGACGCAGTGGACCTCATCGAAGAAGACCAGTCAGAAGGCGCCGCCGAAGCCGAAGGCGTCGAAGGCCCTGGCCAGTCCCTCGAAGCGGCCGCCCGCCTTCGCCCCGATCCAGCTGTGCAAGGTGGTCGATCACCCGCCGTCGGGCGCTGGCTGGGCGCACGAGATCAAGTTCGATGGCTACCGGATGCAGGTCGGCATCGGCGGAGGCAAGGCGCTGTGGCGCACCCGCTCGGGGCTCGACTGGACGAAAAAGTTTTCCGAACACGCGGCCGAGGCTGCGCAATGGCCGGACGCGGTGCTCGACGGCGAGCTTTGCGCCCTGGCCGAGGACCACATGCCGGACTTCTCGGCGTTGCAGGCGGCGATCTCGGACGGAGCGACGGGTGAACTGATCTATTTTGCCTTCGACCTGCTGTTCGAGGGGGCGGAGGATCTGAGAACGCTGCCGCTGTCGCACCGGAAGGCGCGGCTGAAGGCTTATCTGGACCGGATCCCCAAGGCGGCGAGGTCGCGTGTCCGCTTCGTCGAGCATTTCGCCTCGACCGGTCAGGCGGTGCTGGAGAGCGCCTGCCGAATGGACCTCGAGGGCGTGATCTCCAAGAAGCTGGACGCCCCCTATTCGGCCGGGCGGTCGACGACCTGGGTCAAGTCCAAATGCCGGGGTCGGGACGAGGTGGTGATCGGCGGCTGGACCTCGGAGGGGCCGCGCTTCCGCTCGCTGATCGTGGGCGTGCAGGACGGGAACAACGGGCTGCGTCATCTGGGCCGGGTCGGGACCGGCTATGCTCAACCGTTGATCAAGACGCTTCTGCCGGCACTGAAGGAGGCGGCGGCGGAGAAAAATCCGTTCGTCGGCAAGGGAGCGCCGAGGGGCGGACCGGGCGTGCATTGGGTGAAGCCGGTGCTGGTCGCCGAGATCGAGCACGGCGGCTACACGGACAGCGGGTCGTTGCGTCAGGCGGCGTTCAAGGGGCTGCGCGAGGACAAGGCGGCCGCCGAGGTCGATACGGCGCCGCAGGAGGCCGCCAAGCCCGCGAAGGGCAAAGCCGCCGCCCCGCCCCAGCTGAACATTGGCCTGACGGGCAAGGCGAAAGCGGTGGTCGCGGGCCTGACGATCTCCAGCCCGGACAAGGTGCTGTGGCCCGCCGCCGACGGTCATCCCGCGATCACCAAGCTAGAGCTGGTTCAGTTCTACGAGGCGGCGGCCGAGCGAATACTGCCCCATGTCGCCGACCGGCCGGTGTCGATCATCCGTGCGCCGGAGGGGATCGGCGGCGAAATCTTCTTCCAGCGCCACGCTATGCCGGGGTCGAACCCTCGGCTGAAGCTGATCGATGTGAAGGAGCGGAAACCCTATGTCGGCGTCGTCGACGTCGGCGGTCTGGTCGCGATCGGCCAGTCGGGCGGGTTGGAACTGCACCCTTGGGGCTGCGCTCCCGGCGATCCTGAGACGCCGGACCAGATTACCTTCGACCTCGACCCCGACGAGGGACTGGATTTCGCCGATGTGATCGCGGCGGCCAAGGCCATGAAGGCCCGGCTGGAGAAGATGGGCTTGCACCCCTTCTGCAAGACGACGGGCGGCAAGGGGCTGCATGTCGTCGTGCCGATCAAGGCGGATGCGCGCAGTCGGATCGAATGGGATCAGTGCAAGGCGTTCGCGAAGGCCGTGTCGGAACAGGTTCGGCTGGAAGCGCCCGACCGGTTCACGACCACGCTGGCCAAGAAAGCTCGCGGGGGAAAGATCTTCCTCGACTATCTGAGGAACGGCCGGATGGCGACGGCCGTCGCGCCCTGGTCGCCACGCGCCCGACCGGGGGCGGGGATCGCCAATCCGCTGAGCTGGGGTCAGGTGAAGTCGGGGCTCGACCCGAAAGCGTTCAACCTGACGACCTATCCGGCCCTGCTGAAGAAGCCGGATCCCTGGGCCGAGTTCAGGGCGGGGGCGGTGAGTTTGAGGCCGCTGTTGAAGAAGGTGGGCGTCGCCTAG
- the greA gene encoding transcription elongation factor GreA has product MSVAFTREEDLEATAADLPDRPISAHPNLVTASGLAAIEAALAEARAAYAGAQAQGSIEADRTAMARATRDLRYWSARRANAQLVETEANGRVRFGGSVTIERDDGRTQTWRIVGEDEADPASGSVSHVSPLTRALIGKRVGDEAVVAGQAVEIIAVD; this is encoded by the coding sequence ATGAGCGTCGCCTTCACGCGCGAGGAGGATCTGGAGGCCACGGCCGCCGATCTGCCGGACCGCCCCATCTCTGCGCATCCCAATCTGGTGACGGCCTCGGGCCTCGCCGCGATCGAGGCCGCCCTGGCCGAGGCGCGGGCCGCCTATGCGGGGGCGCAGGCGCAGGGCTCCATTGAGGCGGACCGGACGGCGATGGCGCGAGCGACGCGGGACCTGCGTTACTGGTCCGCGCGGCGGGCCAACGCCCAGCTGGTCGAAACGGAGGCGAACGGCCGCGTGCGCTTCGGCGGCTCGGTCACCATCGAACGCGACGACGGCCGGACCCAGACCTGGCGCATCGTCGGGGAGGACGAAGCGGACCCCGCGAGCGGCTCGGTCAGCCACGTTTCGCCCCTGACCCGCGCCCTGATCGGCAAGCGCGTCGGCGACGAGGCGGTGGTGGCTGGACAGGCTGTGGAAATCATCGCGGTGGACTGA